A window of Candidatus Deferrimicrobiaceae bacterium contains these coding sequences:
- the cas3 gene encoding CRISPR-associated helicase Cas3', producing MLWAKSRDDGFHPLLLHLIEVAACADAILDREPAATRERMGGVLGLSWEQARPWILTLIANHDIGKAFPGFQFKRESAEPFLSSAGFRRLPPPLGGFVHHGAVGQVVLSDLLAKRGWPEEMSHLIADAVTSHHGIRPSSSALERIGSRVIGDRDWSAARQEIFDLLMDLFGAIVPPIKQKMSGPDFMLLAGLTSFADWIGSNEIWFSYGTPKDCEDPLRWLAASGNSARKALDAIGWAARTPLITKARSFESIFELSPRPLQQAIVEAVGAVSGPALFLLEAPMGEGKTEAAFHAYIELQRRFGHRGLYVALPTKATGNAMFHRTHLFLKSFGSDRRLDLQLLHGGTLLNEEFQGLKEAAIDDPELGGGVRAGEWFTRKKRALLSEYGVGTVDQALLTILPVRHQFVRLWGLANRVVVIDEIHAYDAYTGTLLIHLVRWLLALGSSVILLSATLPSSIRKKFAETVEGKGMSFDDVPYPRLSVFRKGETHQIPLQSDPARRTRIEVARVGPDLLSVKASLEERLVFGGYGLALMNTVQRSQDLYRSFPEGEPIVVASGKQVGKYLEDGTAVFLFHARYPGDERQNREEAVVRTFGNGGDRSGRKILVATQVVEQSLDLDFDVIVSDLAPIDLLLQRAGRLWRHQRDGRPVNRPALVVSGLAGEEPPCFGGPLWWGSVYREDLLLSTWIALHLTTEIILPDAIEPMVRAIYEEEIIVPESMRERMDKARLAEGIVFAQCQQAHQAIIGRPDDASWDDPGRWVRADEDDPGIHPALVAQTRLGEPSILAVPLFPPEGFDPNSTPDFETAKRWFMRGVSISRKGIVRNLKDQGVPAGWNKSSLLRNAYPMLLDDIGQWQSDQNVRLDQELGLVYGTKKEES from the coding sequence ATGCTTTGGGCGAAAAGTAGGGATGATGGCTTCCATCCTCTTCTGCTGCATCTGATCGAGGTTGCCGCCTGTGCAGATGCAATTCTTGATCGGGAGCCGGCGGCGACCCGGGAGAGGATGGGAGGCGTGTTGGGTTTGTCTTGGGAGCAGGCCCGTCCGTGGATCCTTACCTTGATCGCCAATCACGATATAGGCAAGGCATTTCCTGGATTTCAGTTCAAGAGAGAGAGTGCAGAGCCGTTCCTTTCTTCCGCTGGGTTCAGGAGACTTCCACCCCCGTTGGGGGGATTTGTCCACCATGGAGCCGTTGGTCAGGTTGTCCTGTCAGACCTTCTTGCAAAGCGTGGTTGGCCGGAGGAAATGTCGCATCTGATTGCTGATGCAGTGACGTCCCATCATGGCATACGGCCCTCTTCATCCGCGCTTGAGCGGATAGGATCAAGAGTAATTGGCGATCGGGATTGGTCTGCAGCCAGGCAGGAGATTTTCGATTTACTGATGGATCTTTTTGGAGCAATCGTTCCACCCATCAAGCAAAAAATGTCAGGTCCCGATTTCATGTTACTTGCGGGGCTTACAAGTTTTGCCGACTGGATCGGATCAAACGAAATCTGGTTCTCATATGGCACCCCGAAAGATTGCGAAGACCCTCTCCGCTGGTTAGCGGCTAGCGGCAACTCTGCACGAAAAGCCCTCGATGCCATCGGGTGGGCAGCCCGCACGCCCTTGATCACCAAAGCAAGATCATTCGAGTCGATTTTCGAGTTATCTCCAAGGCCTTTGCAACAGGCCATAGTGGAAGCGGTGGGTGCCGTCTCCGGCCCCGCACTGTTTCTTCTCGAAGCCCCGATGGGAGAAGGGAAGACCGAAGCGGCATTCCATGCATACATTGAGTTGCAGAGACGCTTTGGTCATCGCGGCCTTTATGTCGCCCTACCCACCAAGGCGACCGGGAATGCCATGTTTCACAGAACACACCTTTTCCTCAAATCGTTTGGTTCGGACCGTCGGCTCGACCTCCAACTTCTGCATGGTGGAACCTTATTGAATGAGGAATTCCAGGGGCTGAAAGAAGCCGCCATCGACGATCCGGAGTTGGGCGGAGGTGTTCGTGCAGGGGAGTGGTTCACGCGAAAGAAGCGGGCGCTCTTGTCGGAATACGGTGTTGGAACCGTGGATCAAGCGTTGCTGACGATTCTTCCGGTCCGTCACCAGTTTGTCCGCCTTTGGGGCCTCGCAAACAGGGTTGTCGTCATCGACGAGATCCATGCGTACGATGCCTACACCGGAACCCTTCTGATTCATTTGGTCCGATGGCTACTGGCGCTTGGTTCTTCCGTCATTCTGCTTTCTGCGACGCTTCCGTCTTCTATCCGAAAGAAGTTTGCCGAGACTGTGGAGGGGAAAGGGATGTCGTTTGACGATGTCCCCTATCCACGACTCTCCGTTTTCCGAAAAGGTGAAACTCATCAGATACCCCTGCAATCGGACCCAGCCAGACGCACCCGAATCGAAGTTGCCCGAGTCGGTCCTGATCTTCTGTCCGTCAAGGCATCGCTCGAAGAAAGACTGGTATTTGGGGGATATGGGCTCGCCTTGATGAATACCGTCCAGCGATCTCAAGATCTGTACCGGTCTTTCCCCGAAGGCGAGCCGATCGTTGTCGCATCGGGGAAACAGGTCGGAAAGTATCTTGAAGACGGAACTGCGGTATTCCTGTTCCACGCGCGATATCCGGGTGACGAGCGCCAGAATCGGGAAGAGGCCGTCGTACGGACTTTCGGCAATGGTGGGGATCGTAGCGGCCGGAAAATTCTAGTGGCAACTCAGGTAGTCGAGCAAAGTCTTGATCTGGATTTCGACGTCATCGTGAGTGATCTGGCTCCCATCGATCTGTTGCTCCAACGCGCGGGACGATTGTGGCGTCATCAAAGGGATGGGCGTCCGGTCAACAGGCCGGCTCTCGTTGTCTCGGGATTGGCCGGGGAAGAACCGCCATGTTTTGGAGGCCCGCTATGGTGGGGAAGCGTCTATCGGGAAGACCTCCTCCTGTCGACATGGATTGCGCTTCACTTGACCACGGAGATCATCCTGCCTGACGCGATTGAACCGATGGTTCGCGCCATCTACGAGGAAGAAATCATCGTTCCCGAATCCATGCGGGAACGAATGGACAAGGCGCGACTGGCGGAAGGAATTGTGTTCGCCCAGTGCCAGCAGGCGCATCAAGCGATCATCGGACGACCAGATGACGCTTCCTGGGATGATCCGGGGAGATGGGTACGAGCCGATGAGGACGACCCCGGAATCCACCCAGCCCTTGTCGCACAAACCCGTTTGGGGGAGCCCTCCATCCTGGCTGTTCCGCTCTTCCCCCCCGAAGGATTCGATCCAAATTCAACGCCTGACTTCGAGACCGCGAAACGTTGGTTCATGCGGGGCGTGTCCATCTCCAGGAAAGGAATCGTTCGTAATTTAAAGGATCAAGGGGTTCCGGCAGGCTGGAACAAATCGTCATTGCTTCGAAACGCCTATCCGATGCTTCTCGACGATATCGGGCAATGGCAATCCGATCAAAACGTCCGCCTCGACCAAGAATTGGGTTTGGTATACGGGACGAAGAAGGAGGAGTCTTGA
- a CDS encoding ribbon-helix-helix protein, CopG family, protein MSSQLIVRIDPELKEKVSRLAYREGKTTSLLVRELLAEYVKNRDISGYIDDLWNRTGGKLADAGTTEKDVAEAIRSVRGRGGR, encoded by the coding sequence ATGTCTTCCCAGTTGATCGTGCGGATCGATCCGGAACTGAAGGAAAAAGTCAGCCGGCTGGCTTACCGCGAGGGGAAGACGACGAGCCTCCTGGTGCGCGAGCTGCTTGCGGAATACGTGAAGAACCGGGACATCTCGGGATATATCGACGACCTCTGGAACCGGACGGGCGGGAAACTGGCCGACGCGGGCACGACGGAGAAAGACGTGGCGGAGGCGATCCGGAGCGTCCGGGGCCGGGGCGGCCGTTGA
- a CDS encoding putative toxin-antitoxin system toxin component, PIN family: protein MKVVLDTNVFVSSFYGGNPRKVIDLWRQGAVTLCLSGPIVEEYLEVLRRMGLGNSGELEELARLFAEGFNLLFFAQPPRIQVVPDDPDDDRFFECAVALSADFIVSGDKHLLRVGNFRGIPVYGVKEFLDRFPASPDRRT, encoded by the coding sequence TTGAAGGTCGTCCTCGACACGAACGTCTTCGTCTCCTCGTTCTACGGCGGCAATCCCAGGAAAGTGATCGACCTGTGGCGGCAAGGCGCCGTGACGCTCTGCCTCTCCGGACCCATCGTCGAGGAATACCTGGAAGTGCTGCGACGGATGGGGCTCGGAAATTCGGGGGAACTTGAGGAACTGGCCCGGCTCTTTGCGGAAGGGTTCAACCTTTTGTTTTTCGCGCAGCCGCCCCGGATACAGGTCGTGCCGGACGATCCGGACGACGACCGGTTCTTCGAATGCGCGGTGGCGCTTTCCGCGGATTTCATCGTCAGCGGGGACAAGCACCTGCTTCGGGTCGGGAACTTTCGGGGGATTCCGGTCTACGGCGTGAAGGAATTTCTGGACCGCTTCCCCGCATCACCGGACAGGCGGACGTAG
- the tsaB gene encoding tRNA (adenosine(37)-N6)-threonylcarbamoyltransferase complex dimerization subunit type 1 TsaB: MPADGSSPQSPRVVLAIESATPHGSVALVSDGGVIGEHRLEGGNRMDRSFLQAIDALLTLPGAEARPVTHVAVSAGPGSFTGLRVGMAAAKGFCFGWGVPLVPVPTLQALAWRFRREGVTLCPVQDARRGELYAATFRYEGGALHRLSPDRAVPTDALAGALPDGPLLFCGDAVPPYRDLLAGTFGARARFPAGDAPYPSAAAVGGLALEMLAAGTPLPDPAVLVPAYVRLSEAEVNRSLDHPRTP; this comes from the coding sequence ATGCCGGCTGATGGGTCGTCCCCGCAGTCGCCGCGCGTCGTCCTTGCGATCGAATCCGCCACCCCGCACGGCAGCGTCGCGCTTGTGTCCGACGGGGGGGTGATCGGCGAGCATCGCCTCGAGGGCGGCAACCGGATGGACCGGTCGTTCCTCCAGGCGATCGACGCGCTGCTCACGCTGCCGGGGGCGGAAGCCCGGCCGGTGACGCACGTCGCCGTGTCCGCCGGGCCCGGGTCGTTCACCGGCCTCCGGGTCGGCATGGCGGCCGCGAAAGGATTCTGCTTCGGCTGGGGCGTGCCGCTGGTTCCCGTTCCCACGCTGCAGGCGCTGGCGTGGCGCTTCCGGCGCGAGGGGGTCACGCTCTGCCCGGTCCAGGACGCCCGCCGGGGCGAGCTTTACGCGGCGACCTTCCGGTACGAGGGTGGGGCGCTTCACCGCCTGTCTCCCGACCGGGCGGTCCCGACCGATGCCCTCGCCGGGGCGCTGCCCGACGGCCCCCTTCTTTTCTGCGGCGACGCCGTCCCCCCATACCGCGACCTGCTGGCCGGAACCTTCGGCGCCCGCGCCCGGTTTCCTGCCGGCGATGCCCCTTACCCGTCGGCCGCCGCCGTCGGCGGCCTCGCCCTCGAGATGCTGGCCGCCGGGACGCCGCTCCCCGACCCGGCCGTCTTGGTGCCGGCCTACGTCCGCCTCTCCGAAGCCGAGGTGAACCGGTCGCTGGACCATCCCCGAACCCCGTAG
- the rseP gene encoding RIP metalloprotease RseP, with protein sequence MTNLIPPGLTYALSFLVALGILIFVHEFGHFIVARKLGIGVTKFSFGFGPKLFGFTRGETEYLVSAIPFGGYVKMIGEGDGDDVPAEDRARSFHHKPVWVRMAVVAAGPAGNLLFAIVAFWLFFVLGAPVLTSRISVDPGGPAEKAGLRSGDLIVAVDNAPVSDFDGVDSAVSKKGPGKPLALSVRRDGTLLSFSVVTVPEDGRNPFGEKVKGVGIGVAPVSLPRIGSVLPGSPAAAAGLQNDDLVLRIDNVSIASWSVLSGMVHTGSPDRPMRFEVRRGKTEMTFNVTPRLEPGVDASGKKTMDPRVGISASPETILRKAGPLSAVALAFRRVWELIVLTVMVVVKLIARTVPARTLGGPILIAQMAGDQARLGLGQFANFLGLLSVNLGILNLLPVPVLDGGHLLFFSIEGIRRKPLSEKTRGIAQQVGLTLLLMLMVLVFYNDLARLDVFNAVGRFLMRMFHAG encoded by the coding sequence TTGACTAACCTGATCCCGCCCGGCCTCACCTATGCGCTTTCCTTCCTGGTCGCCCTGGGCATCCTCATCTTCGTCCACGAGTTTGGCCATTTCATCGTCGCGCGCAAGCTCGGCATCGGGGTGACCAAGTTCTCGTTCGGGTTCGGCCCGAAGCTGTTCGGGTTCACGCGGGGCGAAACCGAGTACCTGGTTTCGGCGATCCCGTTCGGCGGCTACGTCAAGATGATCGGCGAGGGCGACGGCGACGACGTGCCGGCCGAGGATCGCGCGCGTTCCTTCCACCACAAGCCGGTGTGGGTCCGGATGGCGGTCGTCGCGGCGGGGCCTGCGGGCAACCTCCTGTTTGCGATCGTCGCTTTCTGGCTGTTCTTCGTCCTCGGCGCGCCGGTCCTGACCTCCCGCATCTCCGTCGATCCGGGCGGGCCGGCCGAGAAGGCCGGGCTCCGGTCGGGCGATCTGATCGTCGCGGTCGACAACGCGCCGGTTTCCGACTTCGATGGCGTCGACAGCGCCGTGAGCAAGAAGGGGCCGGGCAAGCCGCTCGCGCTGTCGGTGCGGCGCGACGGAACGCTGCTCTCCTTTTCCGTCGTCACGGTTCCCGAGGATGGCCGGAATCCCTTCGGAGAGAAGGTCAAGGGGGTGGGCATCGGCGTGGCGCCCGTCTCCCTGCCGCGCATCGGGTCCGTGCTTCCGGGCTCTCCGGCGGCGGCGGCCGGTCTTCAGAACGACGACCTGGTGCTCCGGATCGACAATGTCTCGATCGCGAGCTGGTCTGTCCTGTCCGGGATGGTCCACACCGGTAGCCCCGATCGCCCGATGCGGTTCGAGGTCCGGCGCGGCAAGACCGAGATGACATTCAACGTGACTCCGCGGCTCGAGCCCGGGGTCGATGCCTCGGGAAAGAAGACGATGGACCCGCGGGTAGGGATCTCAGCCAGTCCCGAGACCATCCTCCGGAAAGCCGGCCCGCTATCGGCGGTGGCGCTCGCCTTCCGCCGCGTATGGGAGCTGATCGTCCTCACGGTGATGGTGGTCGTCAAGCTGATCGCGCGCACGGTTCCCGCCAGGACGCTCGGCGGCCCGATTCTCATCGCCCAGATGGCGGGCGACCAGGCGCGGCTGGGACTCGGCCAGTTCGCCAACTTCCTCGGGCTTTTGAGCGTCAACCTGGGCATCCTCAACCTGCTGCCGGTGCCGGTGCTCGACGGCGGGCACCTGCTGTTCTTCTCCATCGAGGGCATCCGCCGAAAACCCTTGTCCGAGAAGACGCGCGGCATCGCTCAGCAGGTCGGGCTGACGCTGCTGCTCATGCTGATGGTGCTCGTGTTCTACAACGACCTGGCGCGCCTCGACGTCTTCAACGCCGTCGGCCGATTCCTCATGCGGATGTTCCATGCCGGCTGA
- a CDS encoding 1-deoxy-D-xylulose-5-phosphate reductoisomerase, with amino-acid sequence MTAPPVKGVALLGATGSIGLNALDVIGRFPRRFRVTALCAGRNVKSLVALAQRFRPSVLCLSEPVSPSRLKGIPSRTRVVFGEEGMHEAVAAKGTDIVLAAASGVSSIRPVIAAARAGKRIALANKELLVMAGKFLVEAARRSGGELLPVDSEHSAIFQAIAGHRREDIARILLTASGGPFRTWTVARMREATVADALGHPTWRMGAKITIDSATLMNKGFEMIEATWLFGLPPSKIDVVVHPQSVVHSMVEYRDGSLIAQLGPPDMRIPIGYALSWPGRLPLELPGIASHLNGGWSFGKPDLRRFPALSMAYAAAEAGGTSPAVLNAANEVAVHAFLEGAIRFTDIVRIVRRAIEATRCGTADGTLEDVLEADAAAREETGRILSRTRRGRTQLD; translated from the coding sequence GTGACCGCGCCGCCCGTCAAGGGCGTCGCCCTCCTCGGCGCGACCGGCTCGATCGGCCTCAACGCGCTCGACGTCATCGGTCGTTTTCCCAGGCGCTTTCGCGTCACGGCGCTGTGCGCCGGCCGCAACGTCAAGTCGCTCGTCGCGCTGGCCCAGCGCTTCCGTCCGTCGGTTCTGTGCCTGTCCGAACCGGTGTCCCCCTCGCGCCTCAAGGGCATCCCGTCCCGCACGCGCGTCGTCTTCGGCGAGGAAGGCATGCACGAAGCGGTCGCCGCGAAGGGAACCGACATCGTGCTGGCCGCCGCCTCGGGCGTCTCGTCGATCCGGCCCGTCATCGCCGCGGCGCGGGCGGGCAAGCGGATCGCGCTGGCCAACAAGGAGCTGCTCGTTATGGCGGGCAAGTTCCTGGTCGAGGCGGCCCGGCGCTCCGGCGGCGAGCTGCTTCCGGTCGACAGCGAGCATTCGGCGATCTTCCAGGCCATTGCGGGGCACCGGCGCGAAGACATCGCGCGCATTCTGCTCACCGCTTCCGGCGGCCCGTTCCGCACCTGGACCGTGGCGCGCATGCGCGAGGCCACGGTGGCCGACGCGCTGGGGCATCCCACCTGGCGGATGGGCGCCAAGATCACGATCGACTCCGCGACGCTCATGAACAAGGGCTTCGAGATGATCGAGGCGACCTGGCTGTTCGGCCTGCCGCCCTCCAAAATCGACGTCGTCGTCCACCCACAGTCGGTGGTCCACTCGATGGTCGAATATCGCGACGGCTCCCTGATCGCCCAGCTCGGCCCCCCCGACATGCGCATCCCGATCGGCTACGCCCTGTCCTGGCCCGGCCGGCTTCCGCTGGAACTGCCGGGAATCGCGTCGCATCTCAACGGCGGCTGGAGCTTCGGCAAGCCCGACCTGCGCCGCTTCCCCGCGCTATCCATGGCCTACGCGGCGGCCGAGGCGGGCGGGACGTCGCCGGCGGTGCTCAACGCGGCCAACGAGGTGGCGGTCCACGCGTTCCTCGAGGGCGCGATCCGGTTCACCGACATCGTCCGGATCGTGCGGCGCGCGATCGAGGCCACCCGTTGCGGAACGGCCGACGGGACGCTCGAAGACGTGCTCGAAGCCGACGCAGCGGCACGTGAAGAAACGGGACGCATCCTGTCCCGCACCCGGAGAGGAAGAACCCAACTTGACTAA
- a CDS encoding phosphatidate cytidylyltransferase, which produces MLLTRVLAAAVLVPLLLGVTLYGSGWLFLAFVGVVTALCGFEYARMFFPGLRDRATSVVLTLLAFLGCALLPPSAALPSMLLVVTAALFHVFPGDTPPEDKARRASMLALGAVYIGGFLSCFPRLIALPGGRHWILLGILVVAGNDTAAYFTGRFLGKHKLAPHLSPKKTVEGAIGGMSASLLLGTAYAAHFLPALPLWYAFGVSGLAGAAGMAGDLFESLLKRAAGVKDSGTIIPGHGGMFDRADSIIPVSPLLYLLALLAPMAGSGL; this is translated from the coding sequence GTGCTGTTGACGCGCGTACTTGCGGCGGCCGTGCTGGTGCCGCTGCTGCTGGGCGTGACGCTTTACGGAAGCGGGTGGCTCTTCCTCGCTTTCGTCGGCGTCGTTACCGCCCTGTGCGGGTTCGAATACGCCCGCATGTTCTTCCCCGGGCTTCGCGACCGGGCGACCTCCGTGGTGCTGACGCTGCTCGCGTTCCTGGGGTGCGCGCTCCTGCCGCCGTCCGCGGCGCTTCCTTCGATGCTGCTGGTCGTGACGGCCGCGCTCTTCCACGTGTTCCCCGGCGATACTCCCCCCGAAGACAAGGCGCGGCGCGCGTCGATGCTCGCGCTGGGCGCGGTCTACATCGGCGGCTTCCTCTCGTGCTTTCCGCGGCTGATCGCGCTGCCGGGCGGCCGTCACTGGATTCTGCTCGGCATCCTCGTCGTCGCGGGCAACGACACGGCCGCCTATTTCACCGGTCGATTCCTCGGGAAGCACAAGCTGGCGCCCCATCTGTCGCCCAAGAAAACCGTCGAGGGAGCGATCGGCGGGATGTCGGCCAGCCTCCTGCTCGGCACGGCCTACGCGGCCCACTTCCTGCCTGCGCTCCCACTGTGGTACGCGTTCGGCGTCTCGGGGCTCGCGGGCGCCGCCGGGATGGCGGGCGACCTGTTCGAGTCGCTGCTCAAGCGCGCGGCGGGCGTCAAGGACAGCGGGACGATCATTCCCGGGCACGGCGGCATGTTCGATCGCGCCGACAGCATCATTCCCGTCTCCCCGCTCCTCTACCTGCTGGCGCTCCTGGCGCCGATGGCCGGGAGCGGGCTGTGA
- a CDS encoding isoprenyl transferase, producing the protein MLARPVQSSRNNESEGSAALPRHVAVIMDGNGRWATQRGLPRVEGHRMGIRSVRAIVECARELGISHLTLYAFSAENWGRPEIEVTTLMGLLRDFLFKELPELSRQKIRLNVIGEAERLPMAVREALRHTMSATASNTEMTLTLALSYAGRNELVRAARRLAEDVAAGRLSPADIDEETFAARLDTAGIPDPDLLIRTSGEIRISNFLLWQAAYAEFVFTDVLWPDFGKAEFLLALDEYSRRRRRFGLTAEQLGQPDSRK; encoded by the coding sequence ATGCTTGCCCGACCGGTGCAATCGTCCAGGAATAACGAGTCCGAAGGTTCCGCTGCGCTCCCGCGCCACGTTGCCGTCATCATGGACGGCAACGGGCGCTGGGCGACGCAGCGGGGGCTCCCCCGTGTCGAGGGGCACCGGATGGGCATCCGCTCGGTCCGCGCCATCGTCGAGTGCGCGCGGGAACTGGGCATCTCCCACCTGACGCTCTACGCCTTCTCCGCCGAAAACTGGGGAAGGCCCGAGATCGAAGTCACCACCCTCATGGGGCTGCTCCGCGATTTCCTGTTCAAGGAACTCCCCGAGCTCTCCCGCCAGAAGATCCGCCTAAACGTCATCGGCGAGGCCGAGCGGCTTCCCATGGCCGTCCGCGAGGCGCTCCGCCACACGATGTCCGCCACCGCTTCCAATACCGAAATGACCCTGACGCTCGCCCTGTCCTACGCGGGGCGCAACGAGCTGGTGCGCGCCGCCCGCCGCCTGGCCGAGGATGTCGCAGCGGGCAGGCTCTCGCCCGCCGACATCGACGAGGAAACGTTTGCGGCCCGGCTCGACACGGCCGGGATTCCCGATCCCGACCTGCTCATCCGCACCAGCGGCGAGATCCGGATCAGCAACTTCCTGCTGTGGCAGGCCGCCTACGCCGAATTCGTGTTCACCGACGTCCTCTGGCCCGACTTCGGCAAGGCCGAGTTCCTTCTGGCGCTCGATGAATATTCCCGCCGCCGCCGCCGTTTCGGCCTGACTGCCGAGCAGCTCGGGCAGCCGGACTCCCGGAAGTAG
- a CDS encoding 4Fe-4S binding protein yields the protein MTVKITDECTTCGVCQDTCPTGAISEGETKYAITDACTECLACIDACPTGAIVQE from the coding sequence ATGACCGTCAAGATCACCGATGAGTGCACCACCTGCGGCGTCTGCCAGGACACCTGCCCCACCGGCGCCATCTCCGAAGGCGAAACCAAGTACGCCATCACCGATGCATGCACAGAGTGCCTGGCGTGCATCGATGCTTGCCCGACCGGTGCAATCGTCCAGGAATAA
- the frr gene encoding ribosome recycling factor, whose amino-acid sequence MDPIIKDVDDRMNRSIEAFKKELGKVRTGRASFALLEGVKVDYYGTLTPIQQVGTLSVPESRLITVTPWDTKMIGPIEKAIQSAGLGLNPSNDGKVVRVPVPALTEERRKELVKVLKKEAEEARIAIRNIRREGVEKLKDKEKKKEISEDDVKRGHENIQKETDAFVKKIDDILKAKEQEIMEV is encoded by the coding sequence ATGGACCCGATCATCAAGGACGTCGACGACCGGATGAACCGGAGCATCGAGGCGTTCAAGAAAGAGCTCGGGAAGGTCCGCACCGGGCGGGCGTCGTTCGCGCTGCTCGAAGGGGTCAAGGTCGACTACTACGGCACGCTGACGCCGATCCAGCAGGTGGGCACGCTGTCGGTTCCCGAAAGCCGCTTGATCACGGTCACGCCGTGGGACACCAAGATGATCGGCCCGATCGAGAAGGCCATCCAGTCCGCGGGGCTCGGCCTCAACCCGTCCAACGACGGCAAGGTGGTCCGCGTCCCGGTCCCGGCACTGACCGAAGAGCGCCGCAAGGAGCTGGTCAAGGTGCTCAAGAAAGAGGCCGAGGAAGCCCGGATCGCCATCCGCAACATCCGGCGCGAAGGGGTCGAGAAGCTGAAGGACAAGGAAAAGAAGAAAGAGATCTCCGAGGACGACGTCAAGCGCGGTCATGAAAATATCCAGAAAGAGACCGACGCCTTCGTCAAGAAGATCGACGACATCCTCAAGGCAAAGGAACAGGAGATCATGGAAGTATAA
- the pyrH gene encoding UMP kinase, protein MVKKKPAYRRILLKLSGEALMGVQDYGIDPAILAGLSREIREVTSSGVQVAIVIGGGNIFRGIRTSSTYGIERASADHMGMLATVINSLALQDRLERDGLVTRVLSAIEMRSIAEPYIRRRALRHLEKGRVIIFAAGTGNPYFTTDTAAALRAMEINADVILKATKVDGVYDKDPMLHKNAKKFSELTYLDTLQRNLKVMDATAISLCMDNSLPIVVFDSTVEGNIVRVVGGEKIGTVVHGGK, encoded by the coding sequence GTGGTAAAGAAGAAGCCAGCATATCGTCGCATCCTGCTCAAGCTCTCGGGCGAGGCGCTCATGGGCGTCCAGGACTACGGCATCGATCCGGCCATCCTGGCCGGGCTGTCGCGCGAGATCCGCGAGGTGACGTCGTCCGGGGTCCAGGTCGCCATCGTCATCGGCGGGGGCAACATCTTCCGCGGCATCCGCACCTCCAGCACCTACGGCATCGAGCGGGCTTCGGCCGACCACATGGGAATGCTGGCCACCGTCATCAACAGCCTCGCGCTGCAGGACCGGCTCGAGCGCGACGGCCTGGTCACCCGCGTCCTCTCCGCCATCGAGATGCGCTCCATCGCCGAGCCCTACATCCGGCGCCGGGCGCTTCGCCACCTCGAGAAGGGGCGCGTCATCATCTTCGCCGCCGGCACCGGCAACCCGTACTTCACGACCGACACCGCCGCGGCGCTCCGGGCGATGGAAATCAACGCCGACGTCATCCTCAAGGCCACCAAGGTCGACGGCGTATATGACAAGGATCCGATGCTCCACAAGAACGCGAAGAAGTTTTCCGAGCTGACGTACCTCGACACGCTCCAGCGCAATCTCAAGGTCATGGATGCCACGGCCATTTCCCTCTGCATGGACAACAGCCTCCCGATCGTCGTCTTCGACTCCACGGTCGAGGGCAACATCGTGCGGGTGGTCGGCGGGGAAAAGATCGGCACCGTGGTTCACGGAGGCAAATAG